From one Neofelis nebulosa isolate mNeoNeb1 chromosome 4, mNeoNeb1.pri, whole genome shotgun sequence genomic stretch:
- the RBM28 gene encoding RNA-binding protein 28 isoform X2 — MAGLTLFVGRLPPSARSEQLEELFSQVGPVKQCFVVTEKGSKACRGFGYVTFSMLEDVQRALKEITTFEGCKINVTVAKKKLRKKSKEKGENENSESPKKELKPKNPKVADKKARLIIRNLSFKCSEDDLRTVFAQYGAVLEVSIPRKPDGKMRGFAFVQFKNLLEAGKALKSMNMKEIKGRTVAVDWAVAKDKYKNTQSASAPGEKRLGPKHQDLSKENGREEEDGTEEEEDEEEEGEDNKEARVTKPAQIPKKAIRKAPTVESSEEDHSDEDSDLEESGSVDDGDELAESDTDSEQQGDEDVQVSKKKKRKLPSDVNEGKTVFIRNLSFDSEEEELGELLQQFGDLKYVRVVLHPDTEHSKGCAFAQFMTQEAAQKCLEAASPETEGGGLKLDGRLLRIDLAVTRDEAAKLQTKKVKKPTGTRNLYLAREGLIRAGTKAAEGVSAADMAKRERFELLKHQKLKDQNIFVSQTRLCLHNLPKAVDDKELRKLLLNATRGEKGVRLKECRVMRDLKGAHGKVKGQSLGYAFAEFQEHEHALTALRHINNNPEIFGPLKRPIVEFSLEDRRKLKIKELRIQRSLQKVKSKPATGEPQQEQPVLGKDRQRKAAQNHTQEQSKAALEQKGKVHSTSWTGFQTKAEVEQVELPDGKKRRKVLVLPSHRGPKIRLRDKGKVKSLPPKKPKPQINQQKQEKQKLPSKQTPRRKAKGNKTEIRFNQLVEQYKQKLLGPSKGVPLAKRSKWFDS, encoded by the exons GCCGCCCTCGGCCCGCAGTGAGCAGCTGGAGGAGCTGTTCAGTCAAGTGGGGCCGGTGAAGCAGTGCTTCGTGGTGACTGAGAAAG GAAGTAAGGCATGTCGAGGCTTTGGCTATGTCACTTTTTCTATGCTGGAAGATGTTCAGAGGGCCCTCAAGGAGATTACCACCTTTGAAGGCTGTAAGATCAATGTGACTGTTGccaagaagaaactgaggaagaagtccaaggaaaagggggaaaatg aaaattcagaGTCCCCAAAGAAGGAGCTGAAGCCAAAAAACCCCAAAGTAGCTGATAAGAAAGCCAGGTTAATTATTCGGAACCTAAGCTTTAAG TGTTCAGAAGATGACCTGAGAACGGTGTTTGCTCAATATGGAGCTGTCCTGGAAGTAAGCATCCCCAGGAAGCCAG ATGGAAAGATGCGTGGTTTTGCTTTTGTCCAGTTCAAAAACCTCCTAGAAGCAGGAAAAGCTCTCAAAAGCATGAACATGAAAGAGATAAAAG GGCGGACAGTGGCTGTGGATTGGGCCGTGGCaaaggataaatataaaaatacacagtCTGCCTCTGCACCAG GTGAGAAGAGGCTTGGACCTAAACATCAGGACTTAAGTAAAGAGAatggcagggaggaagaggatggtacagaagaggaagaagatgaggaggaggagggggaggacaaTAAAGAAGCAAGGGTGACCAAGCCTGCACAAATTCCAAAGAA AGCCATCAGGAAGGCCCCAACTGTAGAGAGCAGCGAGGAGGATCATTCTGACGAGGACAGCGACCTGGAGGAAAGCGGTAGCGTTGATGATGGAGACGAACTGGCTGAGAGTGACACCGACAGTGAACAGCAAGGGGATGAAG atgTACAAgtctcaaagaaaaagaagaggaagttaCCCTCTGATGTGAATGAAGGGAAGACTGTCTTTATCAG AAACCTGTCTTTTGACTCAGAGGAAGAAGAACTCGGGGAGCTCCTCCAGCAATTTGGAGATCTCAAATACGTCCGTGTCGTCTTACATCCAGACACAGAGCATTCTAAAG GTTGTGCCTTTGCCCAGTTCATGACTCAAGAAGCAGCGCAGAAATGCCTTGAAGCTGCTTCTCCAGAGACTGAG GGTGGTGGGCTTAAACTGGATGGCCGACTGCTCAGAATCGACTTGGCCGTGACGCGTGACGAGGCTGCAAAGCTCCAGACAAAGAAGGTGAAGAAGCCAACTGGAACCCGGAACCTTTACCTGGCCAGAGAAGGCT TGATTCGTGCTGGGACTAAGGCTGCTGAGGGTGTGAGTGCCGCTGATATGGCCAAAAGAGAACGG TTTGAGCTGCTGAAACATCAGAAACTCAAGGACCAGAATATCTTTGTCTCCCAGACCAGACTCTGCCTGCACAACCTCCCAAAGGCTGTGGATGACAAAGAGCTCAGAAAGCTGCTGCTGAATGCCACACGAGGGGAAAAAGGGGTGCGCCTCAAGGAG TGTAGGGTGATGCGAGATCTCAAAGGAGCGCATGGAAAGGTTAAGGGTCAGTCCCTGGGCTACGCCTTTGCAGAGTTCCAGGAGCACGAGCATGCCCTGACAGCCCTTCGCCACATCAACAACAATCCCGAGATCTTTGGGCCTCTGAAG AGACCGATAGTGGAGTTCTCTTTGGAAGATCGAAGGAAACTTAAAATAAAGGAACTGAGGATTCAGCGCAGCCTG CAAAAAGTGAAATCCAAGCCTGCAACTGGCGAGCCCCAGCAGGAACAGCCAGTGCTTGGAAAAGACCGGCAGCGGAAAGCAGCTCAAAACCACACACAGGAACAAAGCAAGGCCGCCCTGGAGCAGAAGGGAAAGGTGCATTCTACCTCGTGGACGGGGTTCCAGACCAAGGCTGAAGTGGAGCAGGTGGAGCTGCCtgatggaaagaagagaaggaaggtccTGGTGCTCCCCTCACACCGAGGCCCCAAAATCAG GCTCCGGGACAAAGGCAAAGTGAagtctctccctcccaaaaagcCAAAGCCCCAGATAAACCAGCAGAAGCAAGAGAAGCAGAAATTACCTTCCAAGCAG ACACCTAGGAGAAAAGCTAAGGGAAATAAGACTGAAATCCGCTTCAACCAGCTGGTCGAACAGTATAAGCAGAAATTATTGGGACCTTCTAAAGGAGTACCTCTTGCGAAGAGGAGCAAATGGTTTGATAGTTGA
- the RBM28 gene encoding RNA-binding protein 28 isoform X1, whose protein sequence is MAGLTLFVGRLPPSARSEQLEELFSQVGPVKQCFVVTEKGSKACRGFGYVTFSMLEDVQRALKEITTFEGCKINVTVAKKKLRKKSKEKGENENSESPKKELKPKNPKVADKKARLIIRNLSFKCSEDDLRTVFAQYGAVLEVSIPRKPDGKMRGFAFVQFKNLLEAGKALKSMNMKEIKGRTVAVDWAVAKDKYKNTQSASAPGEKRLGPKHQDLSKENGREEEDGTEEEEDEEEEGEDNKEARVTKPAQIPKNSELCHCRAIRKAPTVESSEEDHSDEDSDLEESGSVDDGDELAESDTDSEQQGDEDVQVSKKKKRKLPSDVNEGKTVFIRNLSFDSEEEELGELLQQFGDLKYVRVVLHPDTEHSKGCAFAQFMTQEAAQKCLEAASPETEGGGLKLDGRLLRIDLAVTRDEAAKLQTKKVKKPTGTRNLYLAREGLIRAGTKAAEGVSAADMAKRERFELLKHQKLKDQNIFVSQTRLCLHNLPKAVDDKELRKLLLNATRGEKGVRLKECRVMRDLKGAHGKVKGQSLGYAFAEFQEHEHALTALRHINNNPEIFGPLKRPIVEFSLEDRRKLKIKELRIQRSLQKVKSKPATGEPQQEQPVLGKDRQRKAAQNHTQEQSKAALEQKGKVHSTSWTGFQTKAEVEQVELPDGKKRRKVLVLPSHRGPKIRLRDKGKVKSLPPKKPKPQINQQKQEKQKLPSKQTPRRKAKGNKTEIRFNQLVEQYKQKLLGPSKGVPLAKRSKWFDS, encoded by the exons GCCGCCCTCGGCCCGCAGTGAGCAGCTGGAGGAGCTGTTCAGTCAAGTGGGGCCGGTGAAGCAGTGCTTCGTGGTGACTGAGAAAG GAAGTAAGGCATGTCGAGGCTTTGGCTATGTCACTTTTTCTATGCTGGAAGATGTTCAGAGGGCCCTCAAGGAGATTACCACCTTTGAAGGCTGTAAGATCAATGTGACTGTTGccaagaagaaactgaggaagaagtccaaggaaaagggggaaaatg aaaattcagaGTCCCCAAAGAAGGAGCTGAAGCCAAAAAACCCCAAAGTAGCTGATAAGAAAGCCAGGTTAATTATTCGGAACCTAAGCTTTAAG TGTTCAGAAGATGACCTGAGAACGGTGTTTGCTCAATATGGAGCTGTCCTGGAAGTAAGCATCCCCAGGAAGCCAG ATGGAAAGATGCGTGGTTTTGCTTTTGTCCAGTTCAAAAACCTCCTAGAAGCAGGAAAAGCTCTCAAAAGCATGAACATGAAAGAGATAAAAG GGCGGACAGTGGCTGTGGATTGGGCCGTGGCaaaggataaatataaaaatacacagtCTGCCTCTGCACCAG GTGAGAAGAGGCTTGGACCTAAACATCAGGACTTAAGTAAAGAGAatggcagggaggaagaggatggtacagaagaggaagaagatgaggaggaggagggggaggacaaTAAAGAAGCAAGGGTGACCAAGCCTGCACAAATTCCAAAGAA TTCTGAACTGTGCCATTGCAGAGCCATCAGGAAGGCCCCAACTGTAGAGAGCAGCGAGGAGGATCATTCTGACGAGGACAGCGACCTGGAGGAAAGCGGTAGCGTTGATGATGGAGACGAACTGGCTGAGAGTGACACCGACAGTGAACAGCAAGGGGATGAAG atgTACAAgtctcaaagaaaaagaagaggaagttaCCCTCTGATGTGAATGAAGGGAAGACTGTCTTTATCAG AAACCTGTCTTTTGACTCAGAGGAAGAAGAACTCGGGGAGCTCCTCCAGCAATTTGGAGATCTCAAATACGTCCGTGTCGTCTTACATCCAGACACAGAGCATTCTAAAG GTTGTGCCTTTGCCCAGTTCATGACTCAAGAAGCAGCGCAGAAATGCCTTGAAGCTGCTTCTCCAGAGACTGAG GGTGGTGGGCTTAAACTGGATGGCCGACTGCTCAGAATCGACTTGGCCGTGACGCGTGACGAGGCTGCAAAGCTCCAGACAAAGAAGGTGAAGAAGCCAACTGGAACCCGGAACCTTTACCTGGCCAGAGAAGGCT TGATTCGTGCTGGGACTAAGGCTGCTGAGGGTGTGAGTGCCGCTGATATGGCCAAAAGAGAACGG TTTGAGCTGCTGAAACATCAGAAACTCAAGGACCAGAATATCTTTGTCTCCCAGACCAGACTCTGCCTGCACAACCTCCCAAAGGCTGTGGATGACAAAGAGCTCAGAAAGCTGCTGCTGAATGCCACACGAGGGGAAAAAGGGGTGCGCCTCAAGGAG TGTAGGGTGATGCGAGATCTCAAAGGAGCGCATGGAAAGGTTAAGGGTCAGTCCCTGGGCTACGCCTTTGCAGAGTTCCAGGAGCACGAGCATGCCCTGACAGCCCTTCGCCACATCAACAACAATCCCGAGATCTTTGGGCCTCTGAAG AGACCGATAGTGGAGTTCTCTTTGGAAGATCGAAGGAAACTTAAAATAAAGGAACTGAGGATTCAGCGCAGCCTG CAAAAAGTGAAATCCAAGCCTGCAACTGGCGAGCCCCAGCAGGAACAGCCAGTGCTTGGAAAAGACCGGCAGCGGAAAGCAGCTCAAAACCACACACAGGAACAAAGCAAGGCCGCCCTGGAGCAGAAGGGAAAGGTGCATTCTACCTCGTGGACGGGGTTCCAGACCAAGGCTGAAGTGGAGCAGGTGGAGCTGCCtgatggaaagaagagaaggaaggtccTGGTGCTCCCCTCACACCGAGGCCCCAAAATCAG GCTCCGGGACAAAGGCAAAGTGAagtctctccctcccaaaaagcCAAAGCCCCAGATAAACCAGCAGAAGCAAGAGAAGCAGAAATTACCTTCCAAGCAG ACACCTAGGAGAAAAGCTAAGGGAAATAAGACTGAAATCCGCTTCAACCAGCTGGTCGAACAGTATAAGCAGAAATTATTGGGACCTTCTAAAGGAGTACCTCTTGCGAAGAGGAGCAAATGGTTTGATAGTTGA